The proteins below come from a single Cryptococcus gattii WM276 chromosome D, complete sequence genomic window:
- a CDS encoding Hypothetical Protein (Similar to TIGR gene model, XP_570557.1), with protein sequence MSRLAVTPINKATGLMRRHPSIRVPDRSSFGSIPEGVKVELHYLPPAAFIVDHSPPTCHSADTRRKPDRERARISPFPDEESFQTFENARTAVQDDDPFGGRHRELSKSKGPSTTSPVPLGRNDFFGQWEPVKSQPSNHHSQDYRHSPASEPHDPQPLQQTAKSFSIGNMPPPSDIIQQKGARSHLFNNSHINRQPVIQARSGDPCISQHGRGVPQAHPQIADPTNGFVDGPPEIVAELSQYMSMDPGTLDKPSNISMTYPASQQPGQELNSHYDKHFQTLAGNRHQLEVNINHSDRRGCSNAAGTHGHILRPEMSHDDEFVTKGSLQALIFDDDSSMIDFVGTEQILERTPDKRRAMDNGSESIFNFTPRAEGHPNLSKNKGCRFVIPKNFGNHLTILKEIDPQAILFKRMKTAQVFDHGGKWTDPKQIVQDQVSQFDSIKRRWEGFFGRLEDLVQTKDAVLQHKRDLTKQYADAGEQLAEQCDEIQLATRHIHKKKRICRA encoded by the exons ATGTCGAGACTCGCCGTGACTCCCATCAATAAGGCCACCGGCCTCATGCGCCGACATCCCTCCATTCGCGTTCCTGATCGCTCGTCTTTCGGTTCAATCCCAGAAGGTGTCAAAGTCGAGCTGCATTATCTTCCCCCCGCCGCGTTTATTGTTGACCACAGTCCACCTACTTGTCACAGTGCCGATACCCGCCGTAAACCCGATCGAGAAAGGGCGAGGATATCTCCCTTTCCTGATGAGGAATCATTTCAGACCTTCGAGAATGCGAGAACCGCCGTGCAGGATGATGATCCATTCGGCGGCAGACATCGGGAACTTTCAAAAAGCAAAGGCCCAAGCACAACTTCGCCAGTCCCTCTTGGAAGGAACGACTTCTTCGGCCAATGGGAACCGGTAAAGTCTCAGCCCTCCAACCATCATTCTCAAGATTATCGTCATTCCCCAGCCTCTGAACCACATGACCCGCAACCCTTGCAGCAGACTGCGAAATCATTTTCTATAGGAAACATGCCTCCCCCCAGCGATATCATTCAACAGAAAGGAGCGCGT TCACATCTCTTTAACAACAGTCACATCAATCGACAACCTGTCATTCAAGCTCGTTCCGGTGATCCCTGTATTTCCCAGCATGGCCGCGGTGTCCCCCAGGCTCATCCCCAAATCGCCGATCCAACCAATGGCTTCGTGGATGGTCCTCCTGAAATTGTTGCAGAGCTTTCTCAATATATGTCCATGGATCCAGGAACACTTGATAAGCCGTCAAACATCAGTATGACATATCCAGCGAGTCAGCAGCCTGGACAAGAGCTCAATTCCCACTATGATAAGCATTTCCAGACCCTTGCAGGTAACCGTCATCAGTTAGAGGTGAACATTAATCATTCTGATCGTCGTGGATGCTCCAATGCTGCCGGAACCCATGGCCATATTCTTCGGCCGGAGATGTCTCATGACGACGAGTTCGTCACTAAAGGATCACTCCAAGCACTCATTTTTGACGACGATTCCAGTATGATTGACTTCGTCGGGACGGAACAGATTCTCGAGAGGACGCCTGATAAGCGGCGAGCGATGGACAACGGGAGTGAAAGCATTTTCAACTTCACCCCTCGTGCCGAAGGCCACCCAAATCTT AGCAAGAATAAGGGTTGCCGCTTCGTCATTCCAAAGAATTTCGGTAACCATCTCACCATTTTAAAGGAAATCGATCCGCAAGCTATCCTATTCAAACGTATGAAGACTGCTCAAGTGTTCGATCATGGAGGAAAGTGGACGGATCCCAAGC AAATCGTTCAAGACCAAGTCAGTCAATTTGATAGCATTAAACGGCGTTGGGAAGGGTTTTTCGGTC GGCTTGAAGACCTTGTGCAGACCAAAGATGCCGTTCTGCAGCACAAACGGGATTTGACCAAGCAGTATGCAGATGCTGGAGAGCAGTTGGCCGAGCAATGCGACGAGATTCAGCTTGCGACGCGCCACATTCATAAAAAGAAGCGTATTTGCCGTGCTTAA
- a CDS encoding Hypothetical Protein (Similar to TIGR gene model, INSD accession AAW43262.1) — MSSKVNGLTCLSSVLRNKRPKIPPLFCKSQPLVSSIPLPDGPGCSRWFSCSCCRPNISKRTFFTSNHLSEACVVVPPVTKGAERLSPEEEQRPIHFMPDTPVATPHLPLPPTLPYSPNSHPFQRHLSILSLSLLSPDTDKSWLVYTAIHPSLHRHLPDETFRALLAKQTSHGDEKEAWKRVRELLLLGKRCEMDLEEIGKENLEKCLSLGLDLALRAGKTDPKTVKLLRKLWKGLASLSSNLGAIPLHLRQDWLNLQAILIDLRQTHETRAWRLNRQSPMEETILEMVERSGLGGLGPTVGRILLRMRGGSEEGLKQSLRLLAWSVNKKAEVKMEYVVKVMTRLGALWNTEGQDGMRILELEIDTILKEVEALPGSPAAELFGQALRNVEGKINLLKNTLSSLDDRRLDYGSLTRKGFELCAKAKRVKENEILPIVNATLRLLEIALQYPEEDPLPLITSISKTLHQLLRSPLSPCISPPIVRLTQLILQARMLPALPSHVVVPLFRLIIAALPSDDAYILSRKVYEFARTANPPFTWSESNTKLWRSLFQSALSHDRKHIHFASRLYTDYISDGLPVRRTDALLMIRSIGSKPSPSRPILLERHIKDYLWFAYGRRPALVKAVVQGLTSVGVRDSELALNLAQRLSLDKELQPLVILMIIGQLARSSLPSHREKCFALLHQLSSTTHAEETKWAYNTVLSYLVSSALPFPQHAKTPHKEIMRLVLSVYKNMIDRGITPDGRTAGTIIRMLTDHGLIDEALSVFGSCLDRGLAPKSHAIGRMMVRLALARRFEEALQVESRWREATTGKNSQRGIKAYDKGVIGARLLVDMMMGKSVDLDAAARKGWEGNKEFLEFLETLKPKQDGAKEEAIRVDAVEKR, encoded by the coding sequence ATGTCCAGTAAGGTGAACGGCCTCACGTGTCTCAGTTCTGTCTTGCGCAACAAGAGACCGAAAATCCCCCCCTTATTTTGCAAATCACAGCCTTTAGTATCTTCAATACCTTTACCTGATGGTCCAGGCTGCTCTAGATGGTTCTCTTGTTCATGCTGCCGCCCAAATATATCCAAGCGGACATTCTTTACCTCTAATCATCTTTCGGAGGCTTGTGTCGTTGTTCCACCGGTGACCAAGGGGGCGGAGCGCCTCAGCCCCGAAGAAGAGCAGCGCCCGATTCATTTTATGCCTGACACTCCCGTTGCAAcacctcatcttcctcttccgcCTACCCTTCCATACTCACCTAACTCGCATCCATTTCAACGGcatctttccatcctttcTCTTTCGCTTCTCTCCCCTGATACCGACAAGTCATGGCTTGTCTACACCGCTATACACCCTTCGTTACATCGACACCTTCCAGATGAGACTTTCAGAGCTCTATTGGCAAAACAAACAAGTCACGGAGATGAAAAGGAAGCATGGAAAAGAGTACGGGAGTTATTGCTACTTGGTAAACGGTGCGAAATGGATCTGGAAGAAATTGGGAAGGAAAACCTCGAGAAATGTTTATCGCTAGGTCTCGATTTGGCTCTTCGAGCTGGAAAAACGGATCCAAAGACAGTCAAATTGCTTCGCAAGTTGTGGAAGGGTCTTGCTAGTTTATCTAGCAATCTTGGGGCGATTCCTTTACATCTCCGGCAAGATTGGCTCAATTTACAGGCCATCCTGATTGATCTCCGTCAAACTCATGAGACTCGCGCGTGGAGGCTTAACAGACAGTCCCCCATGGAGGAGACGATCTTGGAAATGGTCGAAAGAAGCGGTTTGGGCGGATTAGGACCAACAGTGGGTCGCATTCTGCTGAGGATGAGAGGAGGATCTGAGGAGGGCCTGAAGCAGTCTTTAAGGCTCTTGGCTTGGTCGGTGAACAAAAAGGCCGAAGTGAAAATGGAATATGTTGTGAAAGTGATGACCCGGTTAGGGGCCCTTTGGAATACCGAAGGACAGGATGGAATGCGAATCCTCGAGTTGGAGATCGACACAATATTGAAAGAAGTGGAGGCTCTCCCAGGGTCGCCCGCTGCAGAACTGTTCGGGCAAGCTTTACGAAATGTCGAGGGAAAAATCAATTTGTTGAAAAATACTTTATCATCCCTTGATGACAGGAGACTTGATTACGGAAGTCTTACAAGAAAAGGGTTCGAACTTTGTGCAAAAGCAAAAAGGGTGAAAGAAAATGAAATACTTCCTATCGTGAACGCAACTTTACGCCTCTTGGAGATTGCATTGCAATATCCTGAAGAAGACCCACTTCCCCTGATCACCTCAATCTCGAAAACGCTTCACCAACTTCTTAGATCCCCGCTCTCTCCATGCATCAGCCCACCAATAGTGCGACTCACCCAACTCATCCTACAAGCTCGAATGCTTCCTGCATTGCCGTCGCATGTCGTTGTGCCTCTCTTCCGCCTCATCATTGCGGCTTTGCCTTCAGATGACGCTTACATACTATCGCGAAAGGTGTATGAATTTGCGCGAACCGCGAATCCACCTTTCACCTGGTCGGAGTCTAACACCAAGCTATGGCGATCCCTTTTCCAGTCAGCACTTTCTCATGATCGCAAGCACATTCACTTTGCGTCCCGTCTTTATACCGATTATATCTCTGATGGGCTACCGGTACGGCGTACCGACGCACTATTGATGATTCGCTCAATCGGCTCAAAACCTTCGCCTTCCAGACCTATTCTCCTAGAAAGACATATTAAGGACTACTTATGGTTCGCTTACGGCCGTCGTCCTGCACTAGTGAAAGCTGTAGTTCAAGGTCTAACGAGCGTTGGAGTAAGAGATTCAGAGTTGGCGCTCAACCTTGCGCAGAGGTTATCCTTGGACAAAGAATTGCAACCTCTGGTTATTCTTATGATCATTGGTCAGCTCGCGCGTTCGTCGCTCCCATCGCACCGAGAAAAATGTTTTGCTCTTCTCCATCAACTTTCTTCCACGACACATGCCGAAGAAACAAAGTGGGCATACAACACCGTTCTTTCATATCTTGTGTCTTCTGCATTGCCCTTTCCGCAGCATGCCAAGACACCGCATAAGGAGATCATGCGTTTGGTGCTGTCGGTCTACAAAAATATGATTGACAGAGGGATCACGCCAGATGGGAGAACGGCGGGAACAATCATACGAATGTTGACAGATCACGGACTGATTGATGAAGCCTTATCAGTATTCGGCTCTTGTCTTGACCGGGGATTAGCACCAAAATCCCATGCGATTGGCCGGATGATGGTGCGGCTGGCGTTAGCAAGGCGTTTTGAGGAAGCTTTGCAAGTCGAAAGTCGTTGGAGAGAAGCTACTACTGGCAAAAATTCTCAGAGGGGGATTAAAGCGTATGACAAAGGTGTTATTGGTGCAAGACTCTTGGTAGATATGATGATGGGTAAATCGGTTGACCTCGATGCGGCGGCAAGGAAGGGGTGGGAGGGAAATAAAGAGTTTTTGGAGTTTTTGGAGACCCTGAAGCCTAAACAAGATGGAGCGAAAGAGGAAGCAATAAGAGTAGATGCAGTAGAAAAGCGGTAA
- a CDS encoding Hypothetical Protein (Similar to TIGR gene model, INSD accession AAW43265.1), with translation MSATSDELLRFFPSATHAALPISIRILSTLRHLTGPGKGNELKSEERAALVGVAAVLACEQIQSKDLPEQSAQKASSVSASHFRSALSLSRRLLSQQASMSPQGSRNKRGDPEEATSLSSGGGLTTQEVLALVTPKTKRYSDFSLSESLANRPVRGSPLRQSVARVNSSIPKGQLSPEVTSGRSEAISTNHSTELTPTKSAKFVNPPGVNLEHPQSSSISHSKRKRSGDASSFFALRPDTPSVGYPSGSVQANRVKGVDVEDGQTSSWLRRLPEPQTSKVQQKRTNAKRRRNKTDWTFSEHREGWEEGKVSVDEIMIELSGWMEKQETNPGG, from the exons ATGTCTGCTACTAGCGACGAGCTCCTTCGGTTTTTTCCTTCGGCCACCCATGCAGCCCTCCCAATCTCGATTCGCATTCTCTCAACCTTGAGACATCTCACTGGACCTGGGAAAGGAAATGAATTGAAATCAGAAGAGAGAGCAGCTTTGGTAGGGGTTGCGGCTGTGTTAGCATGTGAGCA AATACAGTCAAAAGACTTGCCAGAGCAGTCCGCGCAAAAAGCAAGCTCTGTCAGCGCCTCTCATTTTCGTTCTGCTCTTAGTCTGTCACGTAGACTCCTATCTCAGCAAGCATCAATGTCACCTCAAGGCTCGAGGAATAAGCGAGGAGATCCCGAAGAAGCTACGAGTTTATCCTCCGGTGGAGGTTTGACGACTCAGGAAGTTTTGGCTCTGGTCACTCCCAAGACCAAGAGGTACTCGGACTTCTCTCTGTCAGAAAGTCTAGCTAATAGGCCAGTGAGAGGAAGTCCATTAAGGCAGAGCGTTGCCCGTGTAAATTCCAGTATTCCTAAGGGACAGCTTTCACCAGAGGTTACATCGGGACGGTCCGAAGCCATCTCGACAAACCATAGCACAGAGCTTACCCCGACAAAAAGTGCAAAGTTCGTCAATCCCCCGGGAGTTAACCTTGAGCACCCCCAAAGTTCTTCTATCTCGCACAGCAAAAGAAAGCGTAGCGGGGATgcttcctccttcttcgcTCTACGTCCTGATACGCCTTCTGTTGGTTATCCATCAGGGTCAGTGCAGGCGAACAGGGTTAAAGGAGTGGATGTGGAGGACGGGCAAACCTCATCATGGTTGCGACGACTACCTGAACCGCAAACTTCCAAAGTACAGCAGAAGAGAACAAATgcaaagagaagaaggaacaAGACGGATTGGACGTTTAGCGAGCACCGTGAAGggtgggaagaaggaaaagtATCCGTTGATGAA ATAATGATTGAATTATCAGGTTGGATGGAGAAGCAAGAGACAAATCCAGGCGGCTGA
- a CDS encoding uncharacterized protein (Similar to SGTC gene model, INSD accession EAL21212.1), translating to MPSQSSPAILAPHLPVTDKLPNGQRQSNSSFPYTEISKKEEMFDPTSRFVLALGGTPSGTSDKGPPGKRQFDIQEHELLGFCEFRFDVEETLSDRLAEVVYCYELQLKPSVQKQGMAKKLIGILEDIGRLRNMEKIMLTCLKNNDPALSFYRHQGFEADEIDPTRISEEEPKYDEEVDYVILSKPL from the exons ATGCCGTCA CAGTCATCGCCCGCTATTCTCGCACCTCACCTGCCGGTAACTGACAAGCTTCCTAATGGCCAAAG ACAGTCAAATTCAAGCTTCCCTTACACAGAGATATccaaaaaggaagaaatgTTCGACCCAACGTCGCGATTCGTACTGGCTCTTGGAGGAACGCCAAGTGGTACAAGTGATAAAGGACCTCCCGGAAAACGACAGTTTGATATTCAAGAACATGAACTGTTGGGGTTCTGTGAATTCCGGTTTGACGTGGAGGAAACACTCTCTGATAGGCTTGCAGAGGTGGTGTATTG TTACGAATTACAGCTCAAGCCTTCTGTGCAAAAGCAAGGCATGGCAAAGAAACTAATTGGGATTTTAGAAGACATTGGGCGGCTAAGGAATATGGAGAAGATCATGCTGACATGCCTCAAAA ATAATGATCCCGCACTGTCCTTCTACAGACATCAAGGATTCGAAGCCGATGAGATTGACCCAACTCGGATTTCGGAAGAAGAGCCAAAATATGATGAGGAAGTGGATTACGTGATACTTAGTAAACCTTTGTAG
- a CDS encoding uncharacterized protein (Similar to TIGR gene model, INSD accession AAW43267.1~Vacuole morphology and inheritance protein 14 (Swollen vacuole phenotype 2 protein)), whose amino-acid sequence MLSSSNSALHTRNGGLIGLAATAIALGQDVAPYLGQIIPPVLACFQDPESRLRYHACESLYNIAKVSKGEILVHFNEIFDALSKLSSDSEMSVKNGAELLDRLMKDIVAEAAPSYVSVYPDNRNPSLSWGSTARNRSLTMDSKSHDEYQDVRDVEHFEDNRAFSLERFIPLLSERIYVISPFTRMHLVSWLMVLDSIPDLELVAWLPEFLDGLLKYLSDNNVDVRLATENVLAEFLREIKYIAQVQDKQAESERVAKEAREIVESKKREIGAKDGSAFQDDSESEEGEDREEADEEHNWEGEGSGSWVPGQGVLVDHAAIMEIIIHNLSYDAMEWILTFLEFAQNTVVAFTPQIVPAILPNLASSHSQIKMAAYDTNSSLYHVIQSIALQVQHPRSQTEGPFNAAPLVGTNSSLAGSPPLSLTLTSASIKKDPITEMNDSARSPPAAPVSDPLEAATAPPAINSTSAPVSVTGGTAQRGTTSSMLTSSLGHKTRQSATISLHQVSEPVTPSSNDAPAISIVNPAKGTKLQPEYASTTAPPVQPLPLTSSLLSPKAPVQHMMEEDQDPFDVKETVNVLTLQFLSDHAETRIAALEWLLMLHLKAPDKILSRDSGTFPALLKTLSDPSEDVVKHDLQLLAQISSSSEESYFTSFMIKVLELFSTDRRLLEQRGSLIIRQLCLHLNAERIFRTIAEILEKDDDLEFASMMVVKLNMILITSPELGDFRRRLKNLDSRDGQMLFSSLYRSWCHNAVAAFSLCLLAQAYEHASNLLQIFADLELTVQLLVQIDKLVMLIESPVFTYLRLQLLEPDKYPWLPKCLYGLLMILPQSTAFISLRARLQVVHSSGYVPTNTKTPSTAAFGPTRSKIGKDEIRWQELLSHFRSVQNRHEKARRQLSPTDIGSTQGSIHYPSSFQNYPSNTSAPGPSAVVSSSSTKGTTRKKTTTSTSNSKQGSTDIRSGTSPLNPKRGASSSTNGTGLVSLGGAVASMNATQGLGIRPASPSRKKILGGLRKGGSRD is encoded by the exons ATGTTGAGCTCAAGCAACTCGGCACTTCATACACGGAATGGCG GCTTGATAGGATTAGCAGCTACTGCCATTGCTCTTGGGCAAGATGTGGCACCTTATCTGGGTCAAATTATCCCGCCAGTTTTGGCTTGTTTTCAAGACCCAGAAAGTAGATTACGTTACCACGCTTGTGAAAGCCTGTATAACAT AGCGAAAGTAAGTAAGGGAGAAATACTTGTGCACTTCAATGAAATCTTCGACGCCCTGTCCAAATTATCGTCGGACTCTGAAATGTCCGTGAAAAACGGAGCCGAGCTACTCGACCGTCTCATGAAAGACATAGTAGCCGAGGCAGCACCTAGCTATGTCTCCGTATATCCTGATAATCGTAACCCCAGCCTTTCTTGGGGGTCCACTGCCAGAAACCGATCATTGACGATGGACTCAAAGAGCCACGATGAATATCAGGATGTGAGGGATGTAGAGCACTTTGAAGATAACAGAGCATTTTCGCTCGAACGATTTATCCCCCTGTTGTCGGAGAGAATCTATGTCATCTCCCCGTTTACGAGGATGCACCTCGTTTCGTGGCTTATGGTGCTTGATTCCATTCCGGATCTCGAGCTTGTTGCTTGGTTACCGGAATTCCTGGATGGTCTCTT AAAATATCTGTCGGACAATAACGTGGATGTTAGGCTTGCTACCGAGAACGTTTTGGCTGAATTCCTTCGCGAAATCAAGTACATCGCCCAGGTTCAAGATAAGCAAGCCGAAAGTGAGCGCGTCGCCAAGGAAGCACGGGAAATTGTTGAGAGCAAAAAACGAGAGATTGGAGCCAAAGATGGATCAGCTTTCCAAGATGATTCCGAGTCcgaagaaggagaagataGAGAGGAGGCCGATGAAGAACACAACTGGGAAGGGGAAGGTTCGGGTTCATGGGTACCTGGCCAGGGAGTTTTGGTGGATCACGCGGCCATCATGGAAATTATAATACACAATTTATCTTATGATG CCATGGAGTGGATATTGACATTTTTGGAATTTGCCCAGAACACTGTGGTTGCTTTTACTCCTCAAATCGTCCCCGCCATCCTGCCCAATCTGGCATCTTCTCA TTCACAGATAAAGATGGCTGCCTACGACACAAACTCTAGTTTATATCATGTGATCCAGTCCATTGCTCTCCAAGTTCAACATCCACGTTCCCAAACAGAGGGCCCATTTAATGCTGCCCCATTAGTTGGCACGAATTCCTCACTTGCTGGATCGCCGCCTTTATCGCTTACCCTCACGTCTGCATCCATCAAGAAAGACCCTATTACCGAAATGAACGATAGCGCCAGGTCGCCCCCGGCAGCGCCGGTCAGCGATCCTCTTGAGGCTGCGACAGCACCGCCGGCTATTAATTCCACGTCTGCTCCCGTATCAGTGACAGGAGGCACTGCCCAGAGAGGTACGACTTCTAGCATGCTGACGAGCAGTCTTGGACACAAAACCAGACAATCAGCCACTATCTCTTTGCATCAAGTTTCGGAACCAGTCACACCGTCTTCCAACGACGCGCCGGCCATATCCATTGTAAATCCTGCTAAGGGCACAAAACTACAACCCGAATATGCTTCGACTACGGCACCCCCAGTGCAACCCCTTCCTCTAACTTCCTCTCTCCTATCTCCCAAGGCTCCGGTACAGCAtatgatggaagaagatcagGATCCATTTGATGTCAAAGAGACTGTAAATGTGTTGACCTTGCAGTTTCTAAGTGATCACGCGGAAACCAGGATCGCGGCTTTAGAGTGGTTGTTAATGCTGCACCTTAAAGCGCCTGACAAG ATTCTGTCCCGGGATAGTGGGACATTCCCGGCGCTCCTGAAGACCCTCTCAGACCCTTCTGAAGACGTTGTGAAACATGACCTTCAACTTTTGGCTCAGatatcctcctcctctgaAGAATCATATTTCACCTCTTTTATGATCAAGGTGTTGGAGCTATTCAGCACGGACAGGCGATTGCTTGAGCAAAGAGGAAGTCTTATCATCAGGCAATTATGTTTACATCTGAACGCAGAAAGAATTTTCAGGACAATTGCAGAAATTTTGGAAAAGGACGAT GACTTGGAGTTTGCAAGCATGATGGTGGTCAAATTGAACATGATCTTGATAACATCACCGGAGTTGGGAGACTTTAGACGGCGACTGAAGAACCTTGACTCAAGA GATGGCCAAATGCTATTCTCATCACTGTATCGTTCCTGGTGTCATAACGCGGTAGCAGCGTTTTCGCTATGCCTTTTAGCGCAGGCTTATGAGCACGCCTCGAACTTGCTCCAAATATT TGCCGATCTCGAACTTACAGTTCAGCTACTTGTTCAAATAGATAAGCTTGTCATGCTCATTGAGTCACCGGTCTTCACGT ACCTGCGTCTGCAGCTTCTTGAACCCGACAAGTACCCATGGCTTCCAAAATGCCTTTATGGTCTTCTCATGATTCTACCTCAGAGTACGGCGTTCATATCTCTGAGAGCTAGACTACAAGTCGTTCACTCATCTGGCTATGTACCTACTAACACGAAAAC ACCATCTACGGCAGCTTTTGGTCCAACTCGATCGAAAATAGGCAAAGATGAGATCAGGTGGCAGGAACTCCTTTCTC ATTTCCGCAGCGTTCAAAACCGGCACGAAAAGGCACGCCGCCAACTCAGTCCTACAGACATTGGATCCACTCAGGGGTCTATACATTatccctcttctttccaGAACTATCCTTCAAACACATCTGCGCCTGGTCCATCCGCTGTagtctcttcttcttctactAAAGGTAcgacgaggaagaagactACGACCTCAACATCCAACTCAAAACAGGGGAGTACAGACATTCGCTCGGGCACATCACCCCTCAATCCGAAAAGAGGGGCGTCCAGTTCAACAAACGGGACTGGTTTAGTGAGCTTGGGGGGTGCTGTGGCCAGTATGAACGCTACGCAGGGTCTTGGTATTAGACCAGCGAGCCCAAGCAGGAAAAAGATTCTGGGTGGATTGCGCAAGGGGGGGAGCAGGGATTAG